In Cydia strobilella chromosome 6, ilCydStro3.1, whole genome shotgun sequence, one DNA window encodes the following:
- the LOC134742050 gene encoding heparan sulfate glucosamine 3-O-sulfotransferase 5, with the protein METRVQMNQALPTKRTEATYRSCSQSLPLDILWLPRSSFRPAEGELADCVLVVGVSRPKLAAALLSVTLLSLFLTFHVLYDSALYSIQAASLASAASESRKILHSQEMSGRSINHPMALRKRTRPARPPRPMKRLPQALIVGVRKCGTRALLEMLYLHPMVQKASGEVHFFDRDENYALGLEWYRSKMPLSFKGQITIEKSPSYFVTPEVPERVRAMNSSVRLLLIVREPVTRAISDYTQLRSRATPSAPAHAMTPSHPAPDAAKPFEHLAISPDGSINVAYRPIAISLYHAYLHRWLEVFPREQILVVNGDLLIEDPVPQLRRIEKFLGLEHKIGRRNFYFNETKGFYCLRNDTTDKCLRETKGRKHPRVDPAVVTKLRKFFIQHNQRFYDLVGEDLGWPED; encoded by the exons ATGGAGACACGCGTGCAGATGAATCAAGCGCTGCCGACCAAACGCACGGAAGCAACCTATAGGAGTTGCTCGCAATCTCTGCCGCTCGACATTCT ATGGTTGCCGCGGTCGTCGTTCCGGCCGGCAGAGGGCGAGCTGGCGGACTGCGTGCTCGTGGTGGGGGTGTCGCGGCCCAAGCTCGCGGCGGCGCTGCTCTCCGTGACGCTGCTGTCTCTCTTCCTCACCTTCCACGTGCTGTACGACAGCGCGCTTTACAGCATACAG GCTGCCAGCCTGGCGTCCGCGGCGAGCGAGAGCCGCAAGATCTTGCACAGCCAAGAAATGAGCGGTCGCAGCATCAACCATCCCATGGCGCTGCGGAAGAGGACGCGGCCCGCAAGGCCGCCAAGGCCGATGAAGAGGCTTCCACAG GCGTTAATAGTCGGAGTCCGAAAGTGCGGTACGCGAGCACTCCTAGAGATGCTGTACCTTCATCCAATGGTACAGAAGGCGTCTGGCGAAGTGCATTTCTTCGATCGCGATGAGAACTACGCTCTGGGCCTGGAGTGGTACAGAAGTAAAATGCCACTGTCCTTTAAAGGGCAGATAACAATAGAGAAGAGCCCTAGTTACTTCGTTACTCCTGAG GTGCCAGAACGCGTCCGCGCCATGAACTCCTCAGTGCGGCTGCTCCTCATAGTGCGCGAGCCGGTGACTCGCGCCATCTCCGACTACACACAGCTGCGCAGCCGCGCCACGCCTTCGGCCCCGGCGCATGCTATGACACCATCCCATCCGGCGCCTGACGCCGCCAAGCCGTTTGAGCATCTCGCCATATCGCCCGATGGCTCTATTAACGTCGCGTATAG GCCAATCGCCATATCATTGTACCACGCGTACTTGCATCGTTGGCTGGAGGTGTTTCCTCGGGAGCAGATTCTAGTAGTCAACGGGGACTTACTCATCGAAGACCCGGTGCCTCAGCTGCGGCGCATCGAGAAGTTCCTTGGATTAGAGCACAAAAttg GAAGAAGAAACTTCTACTTCAACGAAACTAAAGGCTTCTACTGCTTACGAAATGACACTACGGACAAGTGTCTTCGTGAAACTAAAGGTCGTAAGCACCCGCGGGTGGACCCGGCCGTCGTCACCAAGCTTAGGAAGTTTTTTATACAGCACAACCAGAGGTTCTACGATCTCGTAGGAGAAGACCTCGGCTGGCCCGAGGACTAG